A window of Pirellula sp. SH-Sr6A contains these coding sequences:
- a CDS encoding DUF1501 domain-containing protein, producing the protein MTPPFHHHLSQQTRRYFLGAASGGIGAVALQGLLGNQAAGNSTNESLRQPHFPAKAKHVIYLHMTGSPPNLDLFDYKPKLIELDGQDAPASVLQGKEFAFTKGTPKLLGTRHKFVESGKSGLLLSDCLPHLQGVADELCLVHSMHTDQFNHAPAELLVYTGSPRSGRPSFGSWVTYGLGSENENLPAFVVLISSGVQPNGGKSSFGSGFLPSVYQGVQCRSQGDPVLFASDPAGMSRSLRRKTLDALNELNQIQMEEKGHPETQTRISQYELAFRMQTSVPEVMDISRETQATLDDYGAKVGGSSLANNCLLARRLVESGVRYVQLFDWGWDFHGTGPAEDIRDGLTKKCETMDRPVAALIRDLKQRGLLDETLIIWGGEFGRTPFREGRTAKGDILGRDHYPDCFTMFMAGGGTKGGFEYGATDDLGFGVIENPVHVHDMQATWLHCLGFDHTKLTYRFQGRDYRLTDVHGNVVQALLA; encoded by the coding sequence ATGACCCCACCCTTTCATCACCATCTATCGCAACAGACGCGGCGTTATTTCCTCGGAGCGGCCTCCGGTGGAATAGGAGCTGTGGCGCTCCAGGGGCTCCTGGGAAACCAAGCGGCTGGCAATTCGACGAACGAATCCCTTCGACAGCCTCATTTTCCCGCGAAAGCCAAACATGTAATCTACCTTCACATGACGGGCTCACCTCCCAATTTAGATTTGTTCGACTACAAACCCAAATTGATCGAGCTGGATGGACAGGACGCTCCTGCTTCGGTTTTACAGGGGAAAGAGTTTGCGTTCACCAAAGGGACGCCGAAGCTGTTGGGAACACGCCATAAATTTGTAGAGTCCGGAAAGAGTGGACTGCTTCTTAGCGACTGCTTGCCCCATCTACAGGGCGTCGCAGATGAATTGTGTTTGGTGCACAGCATGCATACGGATCAATTCAATCATGCTCCGGCGGAGTTACTGGTTTACACGGGATCTCCGCGCAGTGGACGGCCATCCTTTGGCTCGTGGGTTACCTATGGACTGGGTAGCGAGAATGAAAATTTGCCCGCGTTTGTCGTGCTCATCAGCAGCGGTGTGCAACCCAACGGCGGAAAAAGTTCGTTCGGTAGCGGATTTCTCCCCAGCGTGTACCAGGGAGTCCAATGTCGATCGCAGGGCGATCCGGTCCTCTTCGCGTCCGACCCCGCCGGGATGAGTCGGTCGCTTCGTCGCAAGACGCTCGATGCGCTGAACGAATTGAATCAAATTCAAATGGAAGAGAAGGGACACCCAGAGACGCAGACGCGAATATCCCAGTACGAGCTCGCGTTTCGCATGCAGACCAGCGTACCGGAGGTTATGGACATCTCGCGCGAAACTCAGGCCACACTCGACGATTACGGTGCCAAGGTCGGGGGATCCAGTTTGGCCAATAATTGCTTGCTCGCACGGAGATTGGTCGAGTCAGGGGTTCGGTACGTCCAGTTGTTCGACTGGGGATGGGACTTTCACGGGACCGGTCCGGCCGAAGACATTCGCGATGGTTTGACAAAGAAGTGCGAGACCATGGATCGCCCCGTAGCAGCACTGATTCGAGACTTAAAGCAGCGAGGCCTCCTCGACGAGACACTGATCATTTGGGGGGGAGAGTTCGGCAGAACCCCGTTCCGCGAAGGTCGAACAGCGAAAGGGGATATCCTAGGCCGCGATCACTATCCTGATTGTTTCACCATGTTCATGGCAGGAGGTGGTACCAAGGGAGGCTTTGAATATGGTGCGACCGATGATCTAGGATTCGGCGTCATCGAAAATCCAGTTCACGTGCATGACATGCAAGCTACATGGCTGCATTGCTTGGGATTCGATCACACCAAATTAACGTATCGATTCCAAGGGCGAGACTACCGACTCACCGATGTCCATGGCAACGTGGTGCAGGCCTTGCTCGCGTGA